GGCTTTCCTCATCGGTAGGGTAAGGGCGGAATACGAATTTAAATATATAGAAGAAATTGAAAAGGACATCAAAACGTTCATAGAGCATATTCTAAAAAGCCTAACAGAAATAAGTAATAAGCTAGAAGAAGAGTTTTTTACCTATTAATAACAGGTTAATTAACGTACCTTAGCCCTATGCCAAAAGAATATTCCATTACCTATAAAGCGGATAATAAATACGAAAACTGGGTGCACAACGCACATTGGCAATTTTTAATTATTCCTCAAGAAAATAGTTCTCAAGAATATGTGTCCGTCGAATTTTCGAATTCCATTAACGCATTTAACGAAACTTCTATTAACGGTTATGGCTTTAAGACCATACGAGTGCACCCAAAACAGAAATTCAAGCAAATTTCCTTTGAGGCACATTTCAAATTAATTAAAAAAGATTTGAACCCGTTCGATTTTGAACCCGAACAGGATATTGTAGCATCATTCAATAGATTAAAAGAACTTAACTTTAGAATAGATTTCGATGCTTTTCTAAAAACTACGCATTTAACCACCTTACCTAAATTAGACCGTCCGCTTTTTAAATTTGATACAAACCTTTCCATCTTTGAAAATCTAAAGGCGCTTACCGATTGGACTTACATTCATATTTATTTTAAGACCGGGGTAACGGATGTTGGGACCATGCTGAATGATATTATAGCGAATAGGCATGGGGTATGTCAAGATTTTACACATCTTTTTTGTGCTTTGGCGAGACAAAACGGAGTGCCAACAAGGTACGTTTCGGGGTACTTACATCAAGGCAACGGTTATTTTGGCGATTCGCAAATGCACGCCTGGGCAGAAGCGTATATTCCCAGCTTAGGTTGG
This genomic window from Maribacter sp. MJ134 contains:
- a CDS encoding transglutaminase-like domain-containing protein, with the protein product MPKEYSITYKADNKYENWVHNAHWQFLIIPQENSSQEYVSVEFSNSINAFNETSINGYGFKTIRVHPKQKFKQISFEAHFKLIKKDLNPFDFEPEQDIVASFNRLKELNFRIDFDAFLKTTHLTTLPKLDRPLFKFDTNLSIFENLKALTDWTYIHIYFKTGVTDVGTMLNDIIANRHGVCQDFTHLFCALARQNGVPTRYVSGYLHQGNGYFGDSQMHAWAEAYIPSLGWVGFDPTNNLLANDNHIKVAHGKDYNDCSPLRGVIYGQGKNETSHTVLVSSQQQQQ